The following are encoded in a window of SAR324 cluster bacterium genomic DNA:
- a CDS encoding chemotaxis protein CheX, protein MSENMLRGKILFFDDDPTHIQPLKTFFEENNLTGWKVRTFSTIVEVVKSNVDVGMLLLSPIGIEQEVFYATLTLIHNLRPELPIIVYENGADTLDAINTKTRNAVSAFYSGNDTGELKQLVETHLFSIFFPEALIRGIEEISEETLKMLFQDVEVFTCAPYLIKDSVIFGELLSMIPLESNWCRGSMLLQVEKEKLSSLIRNERTPFPANDTSSTILNNLLGEVTNMIWGRFKSKFFTHDHDYSQMLSQVPIIVDQESKYISFGSKNPQLCFRYVIHDAKDEFEPISIYQRFVFHLHWAPEEFKEPEAIDIDSILAGEIDFF, encoded by the coding sequence ATGTCAGAAAATATGCTCCGGGGAAAAATTCTCTTTTTTGATGATGATCCCACTCATATCCAGCCACTCAAAACTTTTTTTGAAGAAAATAATTTGACCGGATGGAAAGTCCGAACTTTTTCCACCATTGTTGAAGTGGTTAAATCCAATGTGGATGTCGGTATGCTCCTGTTATCGCCGATAGGCATAGAACAGGAGGTGTTTTATGCCACATTGACACTGATTCATAATCTCAGGCCTGAATTGCCGATCATCGTTTATGAAAATGGTGCTGACACGCTGGATGCGATCAATACGAAAACCCGTAATGCCGTATCCGCGTTTTATTCAGGAAATGACACCGGGGAATTGAAGCAACTGGTTGAAACACATTTATTCAGTATTTTTTTTCCGGAAGCACTGATTCGAGGCATTGAAGAAATCTCTGAAGAAACCTTGAAAATGCTGTTTCAGGATGTGGAAGTATTTACCTGTGCGCCTTATCTCATCAAGGACAGTGTGATTTTTGGCGAACTTCTCAGCATGATTCCGCTTGAAAGCAATTGGTGTCGGGGGTCCATGCTGTTGCAAGTCGAAAAAGAAAAACTGTCTTCACTCATTCGTAATGAACGCACTCCATTTCCAGCCAATGATACCAGCTCGACCATTCTGAACAATTTGCTGGGAGAAGTCACCAACATGATCTGGGGGCGCTTCAAATCAAAATTTTTTACGCATGATCATGATTACAGCCAGATGTTGTCACAAGTGCCCATCATTGTGGATCAGGAAAGCAAATATATTTCTTTTGGTTCCAAAAACCCTCAACTCTGTTTCCGTTATGTGATCCATGATGCCAAAGATGAGTTTGAGCCGATTTCTATTTATCAACGATTTGTGTTTCATCTCCATTGGGCGCCTGAAGAATTCAAGGAACCTGAAGCCATTGATATTGATTCAATACTTGCTGGTGAAATTGATTTTTTTTAA